A window of the Brassica napus cultivar Da-Ae chromosome A2, Da-Ae, whole genome shotgun sequence genome harbors these coding sequences:
- the LOC106396984 gene encoding proteasome subunit beta type-3-A, with amino-acid sequence MSIFEYNGSAVVAMVGKNCFAIASDRRLGVQLQTIATDFKRISKIHDRLFIGLSGLATDVQTLYQRLVFRHKLYQLREERDMKPETFASLVSAILYEKRFGPYLCQPVIAGLGEDDKPFICTMDSIGAKELAKDFVVSGTASESLYGACEAMYKPDMEAEELFETISQALLSSVDRDCLSGWGGHVYVVTPNEIKERILKGRMD; translated from the exons ATGTCG ATCTTCGAGTACAACGGAAGTGCCGTGGTGGCTATGGTAGGCAAGAACTGCTTCGCTATAGCAAGTGATCGAAGGCTCGGTGTGCAGTTACAGACCATCGCTACGGATTTCAAGAGAATCTCGAAGATCCACGATCGTCTCTTCATCGGCCTTTCCGGTCTCGCCACTGATGTCCAGACACT GTACCAGAGACTCGTGTTTCGTCATAAGTTGTATCAGCTTCGGGAAGAGAGAGACATGAAGCCTGAGACTTTCGCTAGTCTTGTCTCCGCCATTCTTTATGAGAAAAG GTTTGGTCCATACTTGTGCCAACCTGTGATTGCTGGATTGGGAGAAGATGATAAACCTTTCATTTGCACTATGGATTCCATTGGAGCCAA GGAGTTGGCTAAAGATTTTGTTGTGTCTGGAACTGCTTCAGAATCACTATATGGTGCCTGTGAAGCCATGTACAAACCAGATATG gaAGCTGAGGAATTGTTTGAGACAATTTCACAAGCACTTCTCTCTTCAGTTGACCGCGATTGTCTGAGTGGTTGGGGAGGACATGTCTACGTTGT AACACCAAATGAAATCAAGGAGAGAATCCTCAAGGGAAGGATGGATTGA